In Planctomycetota bacterium, the following proteins share a genomic window:
- a CDS encoding ferritin family protein encodes MQHLWKSVDEVLDYALGEEQKAVITYKAFARQAGTAELRRVFEGFVDEETAHFKKLLRMKKSGNVSLPGDGLNSLPRPKGGKLPADQIVDAEGAYRFAIRAEKAAWELYWVFSEMADDLKIRHVFKLLAEEEKAHRAKLQEEWKQRQSPKGFLKGLVRLLWK; translated from the coding sequence ATGCAACACCTCTGGAAGTCGGTGGATGAGGTCCTCGACTATGCTCTCGGCGAGGAGCAGAAGGCCGTGATCACCTATAAGGCGTTTGCTCGGCAAGCCGGGACGGCGGAATTGAGGAGAGTGTTCGAGGGCTTCGTGGACGAGGAGACGGCGCACTTCAAGAAGCTGCTGAGGATGAAGAAGAGCGGCAACGTGTCGCTCCCGGGCGATGGGCTGAACTCACTGCCCAGGCCCAAGGGCGGAAAGCTGCCCGCGGACCAGATCGTGGACGCCGAGGGAGCCTACCGCTTCGCCATCCGCGCCGAGAAGGCCGCCTGGGAGCTGTACTGGGTCTTCAGCGAGATGGCCGATGACCTGAAGATACGCCACGTCTTCAAGCTGCTTGCCGAGGAGGAGAAGGCGCATCGGGCGAAGCTTCAGGAGGAATGGAAGCAGCGGCAATCGCCGAAGGGATTCCTCAAGGGCCTCGTGCGTCTGCTATGGAAATAG
- a CDS encoding SDR family oxidoreductase, which translates to MPDLAPFSLAGRVALVTGASRGIGRACALGLARAGADVALVARDPQALASVASEIQAYGRKTFTRVADLASPMVCDAVVADCSAALGTIDTLLYGAGVTRRAPAQEVELGQIDDCLAVNTKSAFATAQAIGRRLLAARKPGSLIFIASLMSRGARPTTIPYGISKMALTGVVRGLATEWAPNGIRANAIAPGYVRTDLAAKVYDDPILREWVTSRIPQGRWQEPEDYAPIAVFLASEASRIITGQIIFADGGWTAAL; encoded by the coding sequence ATGCCCGACCTGGCCCCCTTCTCCCTCGCAGGCCGCGTCGCCCTGGTCACCGGAGCGAGCCGCGGCATCGGCCGCGCCTGTGCGCTCGGCCTCGCCCGCGCAGGAGCCGACGTAGCCCTGGTCGCCCGAGACCCCCAGGCTTTGGCCTCAGTGGCCTCAGAGATACAAGCCTATGGCAGGAAGACGTTTACGCGCGTTGCCGACCTGGCGAGCCCGATGGTCTGCGACGCAGTCGTGGCCGACTGCTCTGCGGCCCTCGGCACCATTGACACCCTGCTCTACGGTGCCGGCGTCACCCGCCGCGCCCCGGCCCAGGAAGTGGAACTCGGCCAGATAGACGACTGCCTCGCCGTCAACACCAAGAGCGCCTTCGCCACGGCCCAAGCCATTGGCAGAAGGCTGCTTGCGGCGCGCAAGCCAGGCTCTCTCATCTTCATCGCCTCGCTCATGTCCCGCGGCGCCCGCCCCACCACGATCCCTTACGGCATCTCGAAAATGGCCCTCACCGGCGTCGTGCGGGGCCTGGCCACCGAGTGGGCGCCCAACGGCATCAGGGCCAATGCAATCGCGCCGGGCTACGTGCGAACCGACCTTGCCGCAAAGGTTTATGACGACCCGATACTCCGCGAGTGGGTCACCAGCCGCATCCCCCAGGGGCGCTGGCAGGAGCCCGAGGATTACGCCCCCATCGCCGTCTTCCTCGCGTCCGAGGCTTCGCGGATCATCACCGGCCAGATCATCTTCGCCGATGGCGGCTGGACCGCCGCGCTGTGA
- a CDS encoding HAD hydrolase-like protein, translating to MPDPQAQLKAFTPKARFFVGIDSDGCGFDTMEVKHKFCFAPAVLEAFGLAALARILRDVWDFVNLNSKSRGCNRWLALKATFEHLVELSPYERFKPFLSAHLDVINDFIKTSEQDKRVKLSNEGLLLYASAKLSIPTAQLLSQCIVADPAGVATSPMGRAIVTAPASPETCLIRLIYWTHLVNALVELYVFDVPPFPHCRRSLEKLAGHADIICVSATPYEALAREWEEHGISQYAAVICGQEQGKKEEHLAIAAKGKYPPHRILMIGDAPGDLKAARANGALFFPVNPGHEEESWTRFFNEAADRFLAETYAGDYEAALIREFDTYLPSSPPWKK from the coding sequence ATGCCAGACCCCCAGGCACAGCTCAAGGCGTTCACCCCCAAGGCCAGGTTTTTCGTCGGGATCGACTCCGATGGCTGCGGCTTCGATACCATGGAGGTCAAGCACAAGTTCTGCTTCGCGCCGGCCGTGCTCGAAGCCTTTGGCCTGGCGGCACTTGCTCGCATCCTGCGCGACGTGTGGGACTTCGTGAACCTGAACTCCAAGTCCAGGGGATGCAATCGTTGGCTGGCCCTCAAGGCCACGTTCGAGCACCTCGTCGAGCTCAGCCCCTACGAGCGGTTCAAGCCCTTCCTCTCCGCACACCTCGACGTAATCAATGACTTCATCAAGACTTCCGAGCAGGACAAGCGTGTGAAGCTCAGCAACGAGGGGCTCCTCCTCTACGCCTCAGCGAAGCTGAGCATCCCGACCGCCCAGCTTCTCTCGCAGTGCATCGTGGCCGACCCCGCGGGCGTGGCCACCTCGCCCATGGGCCGCGCCATCGTCACCGCGCCCGCTTCGCCCGAAACGTGCCTCATCCGCCTCATCTACTGGACGCATCTGGTCAACGCCCTCGTCGAGCTGTACGTCTTCGATGTTCCGCCCTTCCCCCACTGCCGTCGAAGCCTCGAGAAACTGGCCGGCCATGCCGACATAATCTGTGTGTCTGCAACCCCTTACGAAGCGCTCGCCCGCGAGTGGGAGGAGCACGGCATCTCCCAATATGCCGCGGTGATCTGCGGCCAGGAGCAAGGCAAGAAGGAGGAGCACCTCGCCATCGCCGCCAAGGGCAAGTACCCGCCGCACCGCATCCTGATGATCGGCGACGCCCCGGGCGACCTCAAGGCGGCCCGGGCCAACGGCGCCCTCTTTTTCCCGGTCAACCCAGGCCACGAGGAGGAGTCCTGGACCCGCTTCTTCAACGAGGCCGCAGATCGTTTCCTAGCTGAGACTTATGCCGGCGACTACGAGGCCGCCCTCATCAGGGAGTTCGACACCTACCTGCCATCCTCCCCTCCCTGGAAGAAGTGA
- a CDS encoding SDR family oxidoreductase, with amino-acid sequence MTRDELGRLFALEGKVAVVTGAGGVLYSGISKALGALGVRLAILDIREDAAQAVAADVNKAGGDAIGVPCDVLKRESIEAARDAVVRHFGHVDILINGAGGNHPKATATDQLAFFDIPPEATRWVFELNCLGSILPSQVFGKHMAERKEGVILNTSSMCAFTPLTRVIAYSAAKAAVSNFTQWLATHMARNYSPAIRVNAIAPGFFLGDQNRYLLVDEKTGDLTPRGRTIIEHTPMGRFGVPDDLIGTVVWLLSPAAAFVTGIVVPIDGGFSAFSGV; translated from the coding sequence ATGACGCGGGACGAGTTGGGTCGCCTCTTCGCCCTCGAGGGCAAGGTCGCCGTGGTCACTGGCGCCGGGGGCGTCCTCTATAGCGGCATCTCGAAGGCCCTCGGCGCCCTGGGCGTGAGGCTGGCGATCCTCGACATCCGCGAGGACGCCGCCCAGGCCGTCGCCGCCGACGTCAACAAGGCCGGCGGCGACGCCATCGGCGTCCCCTGCGACGTCCTCAAGCGCGAGAGCATCGAGGCCGCGCGCGACGCCGTCGTCCGGCACTTCGGCCACGTGGACATCCTGATCAACGGCGCCGGCGGCAACCACCCGAAGGCCACCGCCACCGACCAGCTCGCATTCTTCGACATCCCGCCCGAGGCGACGCGATGGGTCTTCGAGCTCAACTGCCTCGGCTCGATCCTCCCCTCCCAGGTCTTCGGCAAACACATGGCCGAGCGCAAGGAGGGGGTCATCCTCAACACCTCCTCGATGTGCGCCTTCACGCCCCTCACCCGCGTGATCGCCTATTCCGCGGCCAAGGCGGCCGTGAGCAACTTCACCCAATGGCTGGCCACGCATATGGCGAGGAACTACTCCCCCGCCATCCGCGTCAACGCCATCGCCCCGGGCTTCTTCCTCGGCGACCAGAACCGCTACCTTCTCGTGGACGAGAAGACCGGCGACCTCACCCCGCGCGGCAGGACCATCATCGAGCACACGCCCATGGGCCGTTTCGGGGTGCCCGACGACCTCATCGGCACGGTCGTCTGGCTTCTCTCGCCGGCCGCCGCCTTCGTCACAGGGATCGTTGTGCCCATTGACGGCGGCTTCTCCGCCTTCAGCGGCGTGTGA